Part of the Nicotiana sylvestris chromosome 5, ASM39365v2, whole genome shotgun sequence genome is shown below.
CATTGGAGTTACAATTGTGTAGTTTGTTGCCGTCATATTAATGTCCTGTGGCATTGACTTTGGTCTTTTGAATCAGAAAGCCTATTCCAGGGGAATCTCCATTCAGTTTAAAAACGAGGAGGAAAGTAGGGCCTTCCATTGTGCATTTGAGCAATGGAAGACAGAAGTGGTTGTTCAAGGTCTGTTTTGACATGTCTGATATTACTCTTAAAAGTTAATCGGTACATCTTGTGGAGTACAGTCAcactcttttcattatttgctctAATAGCTCTTGATTATGTCTGAGATGCTAGTAatgactctctctctctctgtctctctctctgTTTGTGTCTTTTTTTTGGGTGGTTAAAGTACTATCTGCTACTTGATGCAGTTTCGGTTCTTGATAAATGTGGAGTAAGATAGATATATATTGAGTACTTCAAGGATAGTTAGTGAGTGTGCTTTAGAAGGAGATTTTTTTCTAATTACCTTATCCATTTCTATGTGATAAGCTTTAATTGCATTCTTATTTTCTGTATGATAAGCTTTGACTGTGGATACTAAGTTGTGAACATTTGACCAACTTACTATTGAGGTGTTATTTAAAAAAGCAATGTTTGACCAACTTACTGTTGAACTGTTGTTGAAAGAACTTATGCTTTAACTGCTCTTCATTTATAACTGCAGTTCATCTTTTCTGTTGCTTTTTATTTTTCCCAGAAGAAAATAAGTTATTGTAATTTCTTTTACACTACACGAGGTCACTTGTTAGCAGAATGAAGATTTTATTGAGATTTATTTTTGAGATATTATTGAGAATTTAGATGTATTGAATGAATTAGATAGACTATTAGTCACTCTTTTGACATTTTATCAGAGGCATTATAATCCATTTAATTTGTTAGCATTAGTGTTATCATCATTGTCTATTATCCACACGATCTTAGTATTGGTAGTCCACCCATTGTTGATATTTTCTTGAATTTGGGTGTCACTTTCCTTTAATTTGTCCTACTCGAGGAAATTAGTTTGAGTCATAACTTTTACCCGAAAAAGTTAAATGGTGGGTCTGTTTAGCTTAATAGGAAGTTAAGGAATCTGCATATACATAGTCTTTTACATGTGATCAATGTTTATCCTTTCTTAGTTTTGAAATATACAAAACAGTAACGCCTTACTGATAAAGAAAGCAATACATTTCTTGTCAAAAACTTAGAATGTAGTGTGTTAGTTGCCCATTTTGGTGCATGAGTGAGCTTCTACATTGCTGCATCTAagaacatatatttttttattttttgtctggATGTTTCAGCTACTCTGTGGAGCTAAATACTGCGCGATGAGTCTTAAGATATTGAACTCATGATTCATTCCGCGAGCAGCACTAGGCCTGGAATTCTGAATCTAAACTTGATAAACAATGCTGCCACGAATAATTGTACCTTATCCAGAAAAGGAGAATAATAATAATTGTAACTTCTGCAAGTCTTTCTTTCAGGGTCTCCTCTGCCAAATGGAGTAGTATCAACTTCGAAAAGTAAATTTGATGACAAAATAGAGGCATCTTCTGCTAAAATGTATTTTCATTACTACGGGCAACTATTGCATCAGCAAAATATGTTGCAGGATTTTGTAAGGACAGGTAATGTTCTGAACTTTGGTCTTTTCTGTGCCATGACCTGGGGCTATTTAAGCCTGTTTGGCCATGGTGTTTTGTGTTTCAAGTGAAATATCAATTGATATTCAAATAAAATGTTGAATTAGTATCTGAAGGTGTTAGTCAAGTATAGTTTATCAAATCTTAACTTTCACAAActgttttccaagtgaagttcaTGTCAAAGCACCAACTTCAACATGCACAAACTTCTTTTAACTTCACCTGAAAAATATTCTTCTTTCAGCTTCAGCTCAAATATTACCCAAATGCGTACTTATTTCTCACCGAGGCTCGTCTAGTTTCATGAGAGGCTTACACACTCCCTTTTCCCTGGAATGTTTTGCAAACTGTTGCCCTTTTGCATGAAGGAGCTCAACATTCTAAATCCAATAATGGGAAGGTTGACATGGTAAATATGAAACTTGCAGGAACCTATTACGCTGCTGTAATTGAGAACCGTGCTGACTTTCTTGGTCGTGTGGTGGTTGATGTTGGAGCTGGTAGTGGTATTTTGTCATTATTTGCAGCTCAGGTTATCTTTTTGTACCAATTAGGTTTATGTGGTTTCATTGAATGATATGAACCATAGCTTAGTGACTTCCACTGATATTTGTACATCGTATTTTTTTCTTCCGTCCCTCCTCTCCTTCGACAAAAACCCTCTCAGGCTGGTGCAAAACATGTTTATGCCATAGAGGCATCTGAAATGGCCGAATATGCTAAAAAGCTTATTGCAGGAAACCCATCGTTGAGTGAGAGAATTACAGTAAGTATACATTTCCTCATTCTGGTGACTTTCAAAAGAGTCTTGCAATATATTCCTTCTGTATCTTGGCTGCTAAGGTTGCTCCTTGTTTATTGGATTTCTCTTTTCAATGAATGATTAGGTAATCAAAGGAAAGGTTGAAGAAGTAGAGTTACCTGTGAAAGCCGATATCTTAATCTCTGAGCCAATGGGTAAGCTTATCTATTTTGACGGAGTATGAAGCTTATGTGACAGAGTTATGTGAGGGCATACTTTGACAATGCTGCATGTTTTGTTAAAAAATGTAGTGAATCCCCTGGTTGACAGCTAAAGTTTTTTTGAACATTAGTATggatatgtataaaatatttgaTTGGTTATTTGAGAAAGGAATTTAAGAAACTTGTAGGTATTACATGTTTCAAGTGCCTCTACCATAAAGCTGGAGAATATACTAAAACACGACAGCAGCATCTTCAATAACTGCTTATGCACATGTTATGAAAACAAAAGATCAGGGAGAATTAAGTTGTGCCTATGTGCAAGGAACAATTCTACTACTCTCATGAAGATGAACACATACACCATGGAAATGTGTTACGTTGCTAGTTTGCTTGTTGAAAACTGATTTTAATACTTCTACTGCATTTTCGGCTGCAGCCAAATTCGTTTTTGAGTTCTCATTGTTCAGTATTTGTTCATTGGGTTCTTCTGAGATACACCCCTGTTTCTAAGCGACTTCTGTCCTTGTATATGCTAGTCCTTTTCTCTGCTTGAGAAATAAAATTTTGCTCAAAGTTTCAAGCGGCAAAAAGCAGATGCATATGAAATGACTATGAAATGATGTCCTTTATAGTATTATGCTTCTGCAGATTCATGCAACAGAATTTGATAACTAACTGAAACGATATATTCTTGCAGTTTGCCCTTCAGAAATTAGAAACTCTTCCGTGTATAATAGTGCTCTTTTCGTAGCCTTTACCCATCAATTGATTATATTTAGTATCCTGAATTGCATGCTTTTGCTTTTAAACTTAGACTTATTAATTTTCTTAATCATCGGAATATCTGTCGCTAAAGTTATATACGACTTGAGAAGAGGATGTTTTGTTCATTTCCTGTAAAATAGTAGTGAAATATTCGCCCAACATCCCCCATCCCATCCTCCCTTCCCCAactcaaaagaaaaaagaaatactaagaaaaaaagaagggacTATCACATATCTGTTGGTGACAATAAACGCTTTGCTTTCCTTGTGTTATGAGTGTTATTAAGTTTACTTATTACATTTTTCATTATAAAAAACGTCCTTTTTGTATTTTCTTGAAGAGAGTTCAAGGTTTTaaacttttaaattaaaaatatggCTGGCATGTTATCTCAAAATCCAAACTGACCACAATCCAGTGATTAAATTATCCGAATGAAACAGGTTTAAACCTGCTTGAAAGTCTCTTATACATGGTCACTTTTGCTTTATTTGTATTATGAGTGCTATTaagttttccttttttatttttcgttataAAAGAATATTCCCTTATATTTTCGTGAATCCTGAAGAGATTTCAAGGTATTAATCTTTGAAATTATGGCGAAGCATGTTATCTTAGAATCCAAACCAACCACAATCCTGTGATTAGATTATCCAAATGAAACAGGTTTAAACCTGCTGGGTGTGTGATACGTTGAATTTACTTTGCAGGTACTTTGTTAGTTAATGAAAGAATGCTAGAGTCTTATGTGATTGCAAGAGATCGATTTCTACTTCCAAATGGAAAAATGTTTCCTACAGTAGGAAGgtaattttctttctttcaacacTCAACAGTTGATTCTGAGGAGTCTTGTCTTGTCAAATCATTCAGGAAGTTAATAGTTTGGTTATgaggttctttttcttttttctttttgataagTAGTTTGCTTATGGGGTTATTTGTGTCTTACTCTTGTTTCCCAAATCTGGCGCTTTACCTTTTTACCACCAGGCATttgacacattatcttttaatagATTTTTGTATCATAGACTATTTTTTTCCAGCTCAAGCTATCAGCTTGCTCCTCTGTGAATCATTTAGGAGGTCGGGTACAATGATATAACTAACATTGACTTGCAAAACGTGGGAAGCTCAGTTGTCTACTTTATTCTCCTTTTTTTACTTGAGCCGAGCTTTCAAGCTTAATTCTCAGTTTGGTGTCCACGAATATGTTTCAATGCAGCTGCTCACTGTTTTTATGTTTTATAGTCATACTATTCAGTTATCCAACCTGCCTCTCCCCCAAATCCAATCTCCGAAAAGAAGACCTTATCCTTTTTTTTATAATTGCTTTTACATGTGTTTCGAACTTCCTTGAAAAGCTTATTCTTTCTTTTCCAATTGCTTTTACATGTCTTTCGAATTCTTTATTAAAAGAAACATTTTGCACTTCTCCCAATTCCCTCCTGAGTTTGTGCTACATAAACTAGCATGTAACCTTTTCAGTTTTTCCTTTTGCTCTGTGGTTTGTTATATGACTTAATTGTCCGAATTCCGGCTTATGTTTCTCTTTATTTTTGTAGAATACACGTGGCACCATTCAGCGACGAATATTTGTATATGGAAATTGCAAACAAGGTACATTGGATATCACTGTCTTCTTGCTCTCTGGGTCTATCTCCTCTATGACACTTTCTTTCTAAACTGGGTCTCTCCCCCTCTGGAAGAGGATGTTGGGTGCTATATGTAGAGGAGTTCCTTTCACAAAGATCTCAATGTCTAATTTTTTTTCTGTGTTAGTGCCGTAAAAATATTTCAATTGAAggcttattttttattttatttatagagATGAATCTTACATTAGTGATTATATTCAGTTTCATTGTGAAAAGAGTTTAATTTTAGTTTAACTTTGTCATACAGGCTATTTTTTGGCAGCAACAGGGCTATTTTGGGGTTGATTTGACACCCTTGCAGAGATCTGCATATGAAGGATACTTTTCTCAGGTCAATCTCATACATATTAGGAATTTATTAACTCAGCCTCCGAATTATTCACTTTGACTTAGTAAGCATTTAAAACAGTCTTAGTTGTTTACTTCCATAGTCCCGTGTTGTCCACAGTCTTAATGTTGTTTGGTTACTTAAATTTGTGAATGTGCAGTCTATGCTAAACTTTTAAATTTTACAATTCAACCTTCAGAATTTCAGACAATGCTTCATAAATGCCTATATtattgaacaatttttatttcTTAGAAAGAGAAGGGAGAACATAAACAAGTTTATGCTCGAATAATTTCTTAATCATTGATGGACTTTGATGGTCCTTAATTTGATGTACTGTATTAAGAAGCATCTTTCAGCATCCAAGTTGAATTTCATAGTCAAAGTCATAGTTGTATGTGCTGAACCTCCCCCTCCCCCCGCCCCAATGTCATGTATTTAGTTTCCTAAACTTGAGAATAGGTGTTAGAGAGAGGTATTGCTGTAGTTCATTACCAAGGTGTGGTAGAAGGGgctaatttaatttgattgagcTTTCCTATACCAGTTGCATTAATAAAATAACTGTTCACTCTTTCAAATGCAATAATTAGTAATGTAATAAGATGCAGTAGATATTCTCATTAGCTGGAAAGAATTGTGATGAAATACTTGTAGCTTTAATTCTTAGGAAGGGCTCTGTTTGTGGTATACTTGGATTTCTCATCATCCCTTTAAACGTTGTTAGTACAGGTAATTTATTCTGTCTTTAATTTGGATATTCATATTCTTTGCAGCCAGTGGTTGATGCTTTTGATCCGAGGTTATTGGTAGCTCCTGCAATATCTCACGTGATTAACTTCACTTCGATAAAGGTATTATCAGAAATTTCATTCTGTAGGTTGTTCGTAGATCATAGTTGATAGAAACATCCTTTATTCTATAGGCTTTTACTATCAGttttattaaaggcgcgcttaaagcgtGCTTAAGTTCtgaagcgaggctcaaaacatgttgagcgCTTGGCCTCGCTTAACGGGCGCTTCAGGTGTTGTCAGCAAGGCTCTAAGGCATACTTTTCCTTACTAACGGGCGTAATCCGGAAGAGGCGATACTAAACAATTAATATTTCACTTTATCgtaaattttcttcaatttctttttccaTATATTTGGTATTCATGCTTCTAGATATTAGTCTCGGACTACGCATACATATTTACAGTTTTTCTGCATTTGCGCCTTTCTTCATTAAAGCCCACGCTTTATTTGCGCTTTGTGCTTAAAGCCCCAACAGACCTttgcgcttttcgcctttgataacactgttTACTATATGTTTTTCTCAACGAGTAAAGGGCATCCTCCCAATTCAATGTTAAGGAATCTAAGACAGTtttctaataaaaataaaaacttttttCACAAAATAAGAAAAGCATAATCAACAGATATACAAAGTTATTGGAAGCAATATGCATAAATTAGCTGTTCTTTCTACTTTGCGGATCAGTATCCACTATATACGTGCTTTCTTGTCTCTTAAAATGAACAAAGTTCCTATTTGTGGAGTCAAGTTTGATAGGGAAAAATTATCCGTGGTGGAATTACTCATATATGAGGCAATGGTTTTGTTGAAAAATCAGGTCATTTAGCAAACTACATTCTTGCATTGTACCAGTCTCTGGCCAGAAGTTCTTGAAACATACTGCTGGGTGAATGATCTTTTTCTACATATATATTACAGGAAGAAGATCTATATGAAATTGACATCCCATTGAGATTTACATCTTCTGCTAGCACTAGAATTCATGGGCTGGCTTGCTGGTTTGATGTACTTTTTAATGGAAggtaaacttttgttattcttgCATCCTTGGCGGTGGGACTTGTTGCTATTTTGCAGTAAATTGCATCATTTCTTTCTGCAGCACTGTACCGAGGTGGCTGACCACGGCTCCTGGCGCACCTACAACTCACTGGTATCAGCTTCGGTGCGTGTTGTCACAGCCACTTTATGTCATGCCGGGACAGGAGATAACTGGCCGCCTTCGCCTTGTTGCCCATAAGGCACAAAGTTACACAATTTATCTAACATTGTCTGGTAGGTCTTTATCGTTATCGTTTGTAGCAGTTGTATCGTATCTTCTTGGTCTCTTTGTCCCATGAAGTCGAATTTGCTGATAGATTTCTTCAAGAATTTAACATATCATTGATCAATTTGAATAGCTACTGTTGGAGATGTGCTCCAAACATCGTCTGGAAAACTTGATCTGAAGGAACCATATTACCGGATGTCCCAACCACAGGCATATTCATTGGCACAAGATCAACAACCTAATCAGCTATTACAAGCACAGGTATTGCTTATTTTTCCATCATAGTGGTTAAACAATGATTCATCTGCCATGCATGTCTAACTTGTCTGAGTTTAAGCTGTAAGTTTCCCAAGGATTTGAAATTACCACTAATTTTTGTGGTGCAGCAAGATTCTTTTTGCAATTTATAGATGTACATTGTTCCGACTTTTAATAGATAATTATTTCATATTCAGTATTTGTAGGATAGCTTTCATGCCAATATTTTTTTGCCATTAATTTTTCTGTGATTGCTCAGTCGGAGTGATGATCACAAGTCGCCTTTTCTGTCATGGACAGGACATACTAACACAATCTCGGGATGAAGATGGCTCTGTCCCCGTGCAACATCCTTCTCCAAATTCTGTCGCAGAGCTACATTCACTCTGATGGTGGAATCCAATATAAGGGATGTGCTTCTCGATACTCTCCTGTTTGTATCATTAGAGTACTTGGCTAAGCTAAAGCATGCAAATTTTTAATCCTGCCAAGTTCCAACTTAACCGTATTTACCTTGATTGCTTGTAAATCGTCGTTCATGTACtatctttcttgtttttcttcttgcATTAGCACTCTCAACCTGACCATGTAGGATGCTTTTGTATCCAGCTTgatataaatggctatttcagcTGTGCAAGGCTCTGATGATCCCTCTTTGCTGGATCTACAGGTTAGATGGGTTCGGTGTTCCTATTTTCCGTGTATAAATATTACTTAAGAAAATTATAGAACTCGTTTTTTTTCATTTACACAATCTCCAAATGCAACAAAATCGAAATGTAAGGAAGTTGTTCCACTACTATATACATTGAACTAAGAACATGGTCCAGGTGATTTATACGTAAGAGACGTGGTATAGTAGCCCATGGGAAAAATATAAACTGGAGTAGGAACATTTAGCTTAAGAATCTAGCAAACCAGTATGTGAAGATGTTACTGAAGTCTGAGCGTTTGTCGGCTTTGCTTTACTATGATGTAAGTGAAGATCTCGACTAGACGATTGACTTTGGGGTAGCATCTATTATGTATTTGGCTCCTCCCATTTGTTTCTTGTCTCCATTTCTCCGAGTTCTTAGGTTGATGGACATGCCCCACGCTATAATTTGTTGTTTAGAAACTAGAAAAAGGGTCTTAATGATGTTTAAATATTGATTGTCTCCATATTAACTTTGAGAGTTCATACAGCTATAGCGCCCAAAATTATATTCTCTTGAAAAATTTGGCAGGAGAGGTAAACTAACAAAATGTTTCCGTGGAAATCAATGTTCTGTGACCATTGTTAGAGCAAACACAAGAAGGGGAAAAaacagagaaaaagaaagcaactgTTAAGAGTGGTGCAGATGTAGTGTGAATATTTACACAAGGAGCAAAAATTACAAACTAAGTAGTTACACAAAAGTAATTATATACATGAACTACTCCACTTttattctctctctctctgtcaCACACACATTGATAAATGAATCTTGGGCCTAACTCAACTCCAAAAGCTAGCTTATGAGGTGAGGATTACCCAAGACCATATAAAGAAACCAAGGACCTCAAATCCTACCGATGTGGGACAACTCAACACATGCACGCAGGCACACAACACACATTTACATATAACTCTCTTTTATTACATAAAACAAGCGGAAATCATAGGATTGTGCAGCTATTCACATTCTCGTCGCTTAAGATGTTGTAATAGGGTTGAGGCGTTGCTGATGATGGTGGCGATGGTGATGGTGATGCCTTATAATTGTAGTCATCTGGCATAGGTGGAGCCGAGGGAATATTATCATTTGACCATATTGGCCCTGAATTGCTATTTGCATAACAAGAACCATAACTAGTAGTATTACCATATTGGCAATGACAATTATAACATGAGTTTCTGTTATGTGCACAATTATTACCATATTTGCTATGGTAATAACATGAGTTTCTACCATGTGCACAAGGACCCAAACTAGTAGTATTACCATATTGGCAACAACCATCAAGATTATGACTTACAGCAGAATGACCACCACAACATGATGAAGAAGCAGCACAAAGTCCACCACCACTGTGGGAACAATCATGATTATGTGTAAGCACTTGATCTTGATGTTTTTTCACATTTTTGGTGGTGGTAGTAATTTCCACAATTTTGTTACTAGGGACACCATTTCTTGATTCCCCTTTGAAAATCAACTTAATGGTTTTGTTCACCTCTACAATTTCATCACTGGGGTCAGTAAATTGCTCTAGTTGTGCCATAATGTCAGGATCATTTAGTGGATCAATCACTTTTGACCGCGTTACAATATCTTTACGACGATGTTCTTGTTCGCACCAGAATTCTGCTTCTCTCCCAACCTTTTCAAGCTTAGTTAGGATTTTTGCAGGGTCTATTTTGCCTGAGATGATCACTTTCCCAAGTTTTTGATCAATTTCCACTGAACGAACACCCTTAATGTTTTGCAGCTCgtttttcagtttcttttcacAATCCCTGCAGTGTACTTTCATCTTGAGAGCAAAGGTGTTGAAAGGATGTGACATTTTCCTTATCAGCAAatatgttttctctttttttttttccgttTCTTCAAAAATAATATTCCTGGGGcaaaaaaggcaagaatagatGAGAATTCGGTATTAAGATAACTGAAATTTGAAAATATTATCCAATAGAGAAATTTAAGGAAAAAGATATTGGCAGTGTTACAACATTGTATCTTgtaaacaaaaatgcacaaattGGAAGGCCGATTGCCGTATTATTTTGTTGTCAATACTTTTTTCTTCATTATTATCATCTTAGCTATTTTACTCTTGTATTTTTCAAACATGTTTTGAAAATGCTTTTCTTGATCCGATGGTCTATCAAAAACAtctggggcatttgcatctatatctgctttttgtgtcacgttttaacttgtgcccgctttgcaaaaaaaaaattgcaagcgtacccgctttttcgcataacttcaacatatgaggctgaagtagcaaagacaattacgcaaaacttcagcattctagtagccgggcctgaagttcagctctagagctaaatttttgttttgtaactgtcgaagagctgaagtttttgtttgtaattggcgaacttcagctttagagctgaagtttttgtttgtaagctttcagctctagagctgaagtttttgttttgtaactgagagctgaagtttttgtttgtaagcttcagctctagagctgaagtttttgttttgtaactatcgaacttcagctctagagctgaaatttttgtttgtactAATATTTTACTTGGCTAATAATGCAGACAAAGCGTCTCAGACACCATCATTTGCTATTACAACTGtttgaacaaaaaaaaatattaaaagaaaGCTTGTGTAGCATTAAAACATTAAAAGATTCAGACACATTTAGAGGCTTTcattcaaagaaaagaatttcttcaCAATATTAGGAGATTTCAGAGGCTCTGGGAAGCAAGAAAGTGAATTGTTTCAATTAAAATAACTTTCTGTTTACAAATATTACATAAAAATTTACTTTGATTCAACAATCATGTACTATATGGACAATTCAAGCTCCCTCTTCTCTCATTATGAGTAATTGAAAATGGAAAGTATGACTAGACTATCATAATTTGCTATAACTTTTTCAATACAAAGGTTCAAAAAGATATTAGGTCATTCTGGGACGCTTTGTAATAGCAAACAGTTAAATTTTTTTGCATTATTAGGTCAGTTGAAAGAATATTAATTGAGACAAAACGAATAAGAAATAATCTGCACCAAcaacagcagaagaaagaaggagaaaatgaaggaggaggagaaagggggctgaagttatttaaaaagtgggtacaagttaaaagttttaaaaaaaatggataTAGGTTAAacgggggcgaccaaatagggtgccccgtgcaatttttacaaaacATCTCTACTTCACATAAGGTAAGAGCAACATCTGCGTACACACAACCCTCTCTAGATTTCACTTGTGGGAATACACTAGatatgttattgttattgttggaAGGCCTATTGCCAACgctactttaaaaaaaaaaaggctaTGTACGACGGTAGTTGATTTCAATATACATGACATTTTAGCAGAAAACCGATGTATGCTTAATTCCTATAGTTAAATTCTGAAAAGCATCAAGAAGTTAAATAATTAAGAAGCAAAGAAGCTTACCTCCTTTCTATTACTGGAGATTCTTGTCTTGATATACACCAAAGCGAGATCTAGGACAATTAATTAGGAGATGTTGGATTAGAGTTGCTTTAAATCAGACTATTTGTGAAGGAAATTAATGAGACAAGGAAAATATATAGGCAAACAGTGTTTATTGACCATTTCCACCACCCTAAATTATAATCATCAAAGGTAATTTAATGGAAATTAATATTGCAATTTCATAGAAACTATCTGACCCGCGTCTTTCAATAGTACTTAATGTATAAACGTTGCATTGTAGCTTGTTAATTGGCCATTGTGACATAATCCGCGGTTAAGTGTTTTTAATAAATCTTGATTTAAGTCATAGTATATAATGTTGATACGTGATTGACTatgttttaaaaagaaaaaaagaaagactaTATTTCTTGCCGCCAAAGCAATCTAATCAGTTTAGTCTCAGCTCAGCCTTTGGTTTATCTACAATATATATGATGCGAAAATAGAAAGAAATTAAAATCTTTGCAAGTCATTTGGTTATACACTTATCTCTTTGAGCAAATTAAGGAACGTTGATATCCATCTGAAAGGAGTTAATCCAATTTCACTTGACTGTATACTGAGTCATACATTTACTAGCTCATTTTCATCAACCTTAAATAATGCTGACAACCCAATGACGAGGagattctttctctttttttaaaaaaaaaaattattttaaaaaat
Proteins encoded:
- the LOC104228397 gene encoding probable histone-arginine methyltransferase 1.3; the protein is MEVSKQKESPFEVLSIAEVSASSSDTSLCKSEPVFARFGSRSGVQELRFCLEPESSADIAFNLRASQLFKLGPAESLCISEASEANKEKAYSRGISIQFKNEEESRAFHCAFEQWKTEVVVQGSPLPNGVVSTSKSKFDDKIEASSAKMYFHYYGQLLHQQNMLQDFVRTGTYYAAVIENRADFLGRVVVDVGAGSGILSLFAAQAGAKHVYAIEASEMAEYAKKLIAGNPSLSERITVIKGKVEEVELPVKADILISEPMGTLLVNERMLESYVIARDRFLLPNGKMFPTVGRIHVAPFSDEYLYMEIANKAIFWQQQGYFGVDLTPLQRSAYEGYFSQPVVDAFDPRLLVAPAISHVINFTSIKEEDLYEIDIPLRFTSSASTRIHGLACWFDVLFNGSTVPRWLTTAPGAPTTHWYQLRCVLSQPLYVMPGQEITGRLRLVAHKAQSYTIYLTLSATVGDVLQTSSGKLDLKEPYYRMSQPQAYSLAQDQQPNQLLQAQDILTQSRDEDGSVPVQHPSPNSVAELHSL
- the LOC104228398 gene encoding uncharacterized protein → MSHPFNTFALKMKVHCRDCEKKLKNELQNIKGVRSVEIDQKLGKVIISGKIDPAKILTKLEKVGREAEFWCEQEHRRKDIVTRSKVIDPLNDPDIMAQLEQFTDPSDEIVEVNKTIKLIFKGESRNGVPSNKIVEITTTTKNVKKHQDQVLTHNHDCSHSGGGLCAASSSCCGGHSAVSHNLDGCCQYGNTTSLGPCAHGRNSCYYHSKYGNNCAHNRNSCYNCHCQYGNTTSYGSCYANSNSGPIWSNDNIPSAPPMPDDYNYKASPSPSPPSSATPQPYYNILSDENVNSCTIL